From Caballeronia insecticola, a single genomic window includes:
- a CDS encoding M48 family metallopeptidase — protein sequence MQKPPSRQRPAVALDTLQLDLPFEHAPAYSGTTPASAPAPLRGDIPSADPAPILTPAAPSTPLPDGVRLRRIVLKAGALDYRLKRSARRTIGFCIDGTGLAITAPRWVTIADIESAILDKQHWIVKKLTEWQTRVEQRALPRIEWRDGTQFPYLGKTISVSLGSGANALSFDDETNVLSLALPAHADAQQIKDRVQGWLQSEAKRIFGARLAVYAARLGVEFRAYALSSAATRWGSCSSDGKIRLNWRLIHFPLSIIDYVVAHELAHLREMNHSPRFWQTVESIFPEFREARHTLKHHPPDLLPAL from the coding sequence ATGCAGAAGCCCCCATCGCGGCAGCGTCCCGCCGTCGCGCTCGATACCCTGCAACTCGATCTTCCGTTCGAGCATGCACCCGCCTACTCCGGCACCACGCCCGCGAGCGCGCCGGCTCCGCTGCGCGGCGACATCCCGAGCGCCGATCCCGCTCCGATCCTCACGCCCGCCGCGCCGAGCACGCCCTTGCCCGATGGCGTGCGCCTGCGCCGCATCGTGCTCAAGGCGGGCGCGCTGGACTACCGGCTGAAGCGTTCGGCGCGTCGCACGATCGGCTTTTGTATCGACGGCACCGGGCTTGCGATCACCGCGCCGCGCTGGGTGACGATCGCGGACATCGAAAGCGCGATCCTCGACAAGCAGCACTGGATCGTCAAGAAGCTGACCGAATGGCAGACGCGCGTCGAGCAGCGCGCGCTGCCGCGCATCGAATGGCGCGACGGCACGCAGTTTCCGTATCTCGGCAAGACAATCAGCGTGTCGCTCGGCTCGGGCGCGAATGCACTGTCCTTCGATGACGAGACCAACGTGCTGTCGCTCGCTTTGCCCGCGCACGCGGACGCGCAGCAGATCAAGGATCGCGTGCAGGGCTGGCTGCAGAGCGAAGCGAAGCGCATCTTCGGCGCGCGGCTCGCGGTCTATGCGGCGCGGCTCGGCGTGGAGTTTCGCGCGTACGCGTTGTCGTCGGCGGCAACGCGTTGGGGCAGTTGTTCGAGCGACGGCAAGATTCGCCTCAACTGGCGGCTCATCCATTTTCCGCTGTCGATCATCGATTACGTGGTCGCGCACGAACTCGCGCATCTTCGCGAGATGAATCACAGCCCGCGTTTCTGGCAGACGGTCGAGTCGATCTTCCCCGAGTTCCGCGAGGCGCGCCATACGCTCAAGCATCATCCGCCGGACTTGCTGCCGGCGCTCTGA
- a CDS encoding lysophospholipid acyltransferase family protein, translating into MRFVRSLLLMVYLIVYTVPYAIACFIAFPFMRADKRYWMAAGWCKSTIVVLRHLIGIRYEIQGAENLPDGPAVLLSKHQSAWETLAFPALMPRPLCYVFKRELLYVPFFGWALGLLKMVHIDRKQGRDAFVSVTRQGRARMDEGAWVIMFPEGTRTRVGSQGKYKTGGARFAVATGAPVVPIAHNAGHVWPRNSFIKYAGIVTVSIGKPIDTAGLTPEEVNARVESWIETEMRRIDPHAYTAPYAQPGETGAAGAGR; encoded by the coding sequence ATGCGCTTCGTCCGTTCGTTGTTGTTGATGGTCTACTTGATCGTGTACACGGTGCCGTACGCGATCGCGTGCTTCATTGCGTTTCCGTTCATGCGCGCCGACAAGCGCTACTGGATGGCCGCGGGCTGGTGCAAGTCGACCATCGTCGTGCTGCGGCATCTGATCGGCATTCGCTACGAGATTCAGGGCGCAGAGAATTTGCCCGATGGTCCGGCCGTGTTGCTCTCGAAGCATCAGTCTGCCTGGGAGACGCTCGCGTTTCCCGCGCTGATGCCGCGTCCGCTCTGCTACGTCTTCAAGCGCGAGTTGCTCTACGTGCCGTTCTTCGGCTGGGCGCTCGGTCTGCTCAAGATGGTCCATATCGATCGCAAGCAGGGCCGCGATGCGTTCGTGTCGGTCACGCGTCAGGGCCGCGCGCGCATGGACGAAGGCGCGTGGGTGATCATGTTTCCTGAGGGCACGCGCACGCGCGTCGGCAGTCAGGGCAAGTACAAGACCGGCGGCGCGCGCTTCGCGGTGGCGACGGGCGCGCCGGTCGTGCCGATCGCGCATAACGCGGGGCACGTCTGGCCGCGCAATTCCTTCATCAAATATGCGGGTATAGTCACGGTGTCGATTGGAAAGCCGATCGACACCGCCGGCCTCACGCCCGAGGAAGTCAATGCGCGCGTCGAAAGCTGGATCGAGACGGAAATGCGCCGCATCGATCCACACGCTTACACCGCGCCGTATGCACAGCCCGGTGAAACCGGCGCCGCGGGCGCGGGCCGCTGA
- the gmhB gene encoding D-glycero-beta-D-manno-heptose 1,7-bisphosphate 7-phosphatase has product MVMNRKLVILDRDGVINVDSDAFIKSPDEWVAIPGSLEAIARLNQAGYRVAIASNQSGIGRGLFDMAALNAMHQKMNRAAAAVGGRIDAVFFCPHTAEDQCDCRKPKPGMLQQIIDRFEIDAEDTPVVGDSLRDLQAGVTLGFPVHLVLTGKGQKTLAEGNLPEGTAVHKDLRAFALDFLARHQD; this is encoded by the coding sequence ATGGTCATGAATCGAAAACTGGTCATCCTCGATCGCGACGGCGTGATCAACGTCGATTCCGATGCGTTCATCAAGTCGCCGGACGAATGGGTCGCCATTCCCGGCAGCCTCGAAGCGATCGCGCGCCTGAATCAGGCGGGCTATCGCGTGGCGATCGCATCGAACCAGTCGGGCATCGGGCGCGGTCTGTTCGACATGGCCGCGCTCAACGCAATGCATCAGAAGATGAATCGCGCGGCGGCGGCCGTCGGCGGGCGTATCGACGCGGTGTTCTTCTGCCCGCATACCGCCGAGGATCAGTGCGATTGCAGAAAGCCTAAGCCCGGCATGCTGCAGCAGATCATCGACCGGTTCGAGATCGACGCGGAGGACACGCCTGTTGTCGGCGACTCGCTGCGCGATCTTCAGGCGGGCGTGACGCTCGGCTTTCCGGTTCATCTCGTGCTGACCGGCAAAGGCCAGAAAACGCTTGCGGAGGGCAATCTGCCCGAAGGCACCGCCGTTCACAAGGATCTGCGCGCGTTCGCGCTCGATTTCCTCGCGCGGCATCAAGACTGA
- the glyS gene encoding glycine--tRNA ligase subunit beta, translating to MTQSHTASLLVELLTEELPPKALARLGTAFADGIVERLAARDLIEGAPQVEKYATPRRLAVLVKNVRDVAPEKQVREKVLPVTVALDKEGNPTPPLAKKLAALGFPDFPLAELERAQDGKAEAFFLRYAAPGATLAEGLQAALDETLGKLPIPKVMTYQRPDGTSVQFVRPVQRLIALHGRNVVPVSALGIDSGDTTVGHRFMSEGFVAIAHADDYAQTLRSKGRVVAGFEDRRESIRTQLLALAGEDRVVMPEALLDEVNALVEWPVVYECRFDEEFLQVPQECLILTMQTNQKYFALTDQNGRLRSRFLIVSNIDTKTPGEIVEGNERVVRPRLADAKFFFTQDKKKRLEDRVPLLANVVYHNKLGSTLQRVERLEALAGEIAPMIGVDAALTRRAARLAKADLLTDMVGEFPELQGTMGTYYARHDGEPEEVALACSEHYQPRFSGDETPSTGVGAAVALADKLETIVGIWGIGLAPTGEKDPFALRRHALGVLRILLEKKLAIDLRELVAAAQRQFAQVPHVADSTDAVYAFFMDRLRGLLRERGFEANDIEAVLSLSPTRLDDIVARLDAVREFAALPEAAALAAANKRISNILKKSEQGAPSAVNRELLVEAAEKNLYAQIEQVSPRVQSQLAARNYTEALTALAALRESVDSFFNDVMVNAEDPALRNNRLALLNALHQQMNCVADISKLAA from the coding sequence ATGACGCAATCCCATACCGCTTCCCTGCTCGTCGAGCTGTTGACCGAAGAACTGCCGCCCAAGGCGCTCGCGCGCCTGGGCACCGCTTTCGCCGATGGCATCGTGGAGCGCCTGGCCGCGCGCGATCTGATCGAAGGCGCGCCCCAGGTCGAAAAATACGCGACGCCGCGCCGCCTCGCCGTGCTCGTCAAGAACGTGCGCGATGTCGCGCCGGAAAAACAGGTGCGCGAAAAAGTGCTGCCTGTCACGGTCGCGCTCGACAAGGAAGGCAATCCCACGCCGCCGCTCGCGAAGAAACTCGCGGCGCTCGGCTTCCCCGACTTTCCGCTCGCCGAACTCGAACGCGCGCAGGACGGCAAGGCCGAAGCGTTCTTCCTGCGTTACGCGGCGCCGGGCGCCACGCTCGCCGAAGGCCTGCAAGCCGCGCTCGACGAAACCCTCGGCAAACTGCCAATTCCGAAGGTCATGACGTATCAGCGTCCGGACGGCACCAGCGTGCAGTTCGTGCGTCCGGTTCAGCGCCTGATCGCGCTGCATGGCCGCAACGTGGTCCCGGTGAGCGCGCTCGGCATCGATTCGGGCGATACCACGGTCGGCCATCGCTTCATGTCGGAAGGCTTTGTCGCGATCGCGCACGCGGACGACTACGCGCAGACGCTGCGCTCGAAAGGCCGTGTGGTCGCGGGCTTCGAAGATCGCCGCGAATCGATTCGCACGCAGTTGCTCGCGCTCGCGGGTGAAGACCGCGTCGTGATGCCCGAGGCGCTGCTCGACGAAGTGAACGCGCTGGTCGAATGGCCGGTCGTCTACGAATGCCGCTTCGACGAGGAGTTCCTGCAAGTGCCGCAGGAATGCCTGATCCTCACGATGCAAACCAATCAGAAGTACTTCGCGCTCACCGACCAGAACGGCCGGCTGCGCTCGCGTTTCCTGATCGTCTCGAATATCGATACGAAGACGCCGGGCGAGATCGTCGAAGGTAACGAGCGCGTCGTGCGCCCGCGTCTCGCCGATGCGAAGTTCTTCTTCACGCAGGACAAGAAGAAGCGTCTCGAAGATCGCGTGCCGCTGCTCGCGAACGTCGTCTATCACAACAAGCTCGGTTCGACGTTGCAACGCGTCGAGCGGCTCGAAGCACTCGCAGGCGAAATCGCGCCGATGATCGGTGTCGATGCCGCGCTCACGCGCCGCGCCGCGCGTCTCGCGAAGGCGGACCTGCTGACCGATATGGTCGGCGAGTTCCCCGAACTGCAAGGCACGATGGGCACCTACTACGCGCGCCACGACGGCGAGCCGGAAGAAGTCGCGCTCGCGTGCTCGGAGCACTATCAGCCGCGCTTCTCCGGCGACGAAACGCCGTCGACGGGCGTCGGCGCCGCGGTCGCGCTCGCCGACAAGCTGGAGACGATCGTCGGCATCTGGGGCATCGGGCTTGCGCCGACCGGCGAGAAAGATCCGTTCGCGCTGCGCCGTCATGCGCTGGGCGTGTTGCGTATCCTTCTGGAAAAGAAGCTGGCCATCGATTTGCGTGAATTGGTCGCGGCCGCGCAGCGCCAGTTCGCCCAAGTGCCGCACGTCGCGGATTCGACGGACGCCGTGTATGCGTTCTTCATGGACCGCCTGCGCGGCCTGTTGCGCGAACGCGGCTTCGAAGCCAACGACATCGAAGCGGTGCTGAGCCTGAGCCCGACGCGCCTCGACGACATCGTCGCGCGCCTCGACGCCGTGCGCGAATTCGCGGCACTGCCGGAAGCGGCGGCGCTCGCGGCGGCCAACAAGCGCATCTCGAACATCCTGAAGAAGTCGGAACAGGGCGCGCCGTCGGCGGTGAATCGCGAACTGCTCGTCGAAGCGGCGGAGAAGAATCTGTACGCGCAGATCGAGCAAGTGAGCCCGCGCGTGCAGAGCCAGCTCGCCGCGCGCAACTATACGGAAGCGCTCACGGCGCTTGCCGCGCTGCGCGAAAGCGTCGACAGCTTCTTCAACGACGTGATGGTGAACGCCGAAGATCCGGCGCTGCGCAACAACCGCTTAGCCCTGCTCAACGCGCTGCATCAGCAGATGAACTGCGTCGCGGATATTTCCAAGCTCGCTGCATAA
- the glyQ gene encoding glycine--tRNA ligase subunit alpha, with protein MLTFQQIILTLQSYWNDKGCALLQPIDMEVGAGTSHVHTFLRAIGPEPWRAAYVQPSRRPKDGRYGENPNRLQHYYQYQVVLKPAPEDILDLYLGSLEALGFDLKQNDVRFVEDDWENPTLGAWGLGWEVWLNGMEVTQFTYFQQAGGIDCKPVLGEITYGLERLAMYLQKVENVYDLVWTEWEEDGPDGRVLRRLTYGDVYHQNEVEQSTYNFEHANVDLLFTFFKSYEEEAKKMIDAKLALPAYELVLKAGHTFNLLDARGAISVTERAAYIGRIRALSRLVAQTYYESREALGFPMLGNPVRGDRDLITDEQEAQRPAWAPPLRVESAPPGETRNNEQV; from the coding sequence ATGCTCACTTTCCAGCAAATCATTCTGACGCTGCAGTCCTACTGGAACGATAAGGGCTGTGCACTGCTCCAGCCGATCGACATGGAAGTCGGCGCAGGCACCTCGCACGTCCACACGTTTCTGCGCGCAATCGGCCCGGAGCCGTGGCGCGCCGCCTACGTTCAACCGTCGCGCCGCCCGAAGGACGGCCGTTACGGCGAGAACCCGAACCGTCTGCAGCACTACTATCAGTATCAGGTGGTGCTCAAGCCCGCACCCGAAGACATCCTCGATCTGTATCTCGGCTCGCTCGAAGCGCTCGGCTTCGACCTGAAGCAGAACGACGTGCGCTTCGTCGAGGACGACTGGGAGAACCCGACGCTCGGCGCGTGGGGCCTCGGCTGGGAAGTGTGGCTGAACGGCATGGAAGTGACGCAGTTCACTTATTTCCAGCAAGCGGGCGGCATCGACTGCAAGCCGGTGCTGGGCGAAATCACCTACGGTCTCGAACGTCTCGCCATGTACCTGCAGAAGGTCGAGAACGTGTACGACCTCGTCTGGACCGAGTGGGAAGAAGACGGTCCCGACGGCCGCGTGCTGCGTCGTCTGACCTACGGCGACGTGTATCACCAGAACGAAGTCGAGCAGTCCACGTACAACTTCGAACACGCGAACGTCGATCTCCTCTTCACGTTCTTCAAGAGCTACGAAGAAGAAGCGAAGAAGATGATCGACGCGAAGCTCGCGCTGCCCGCGTACGAACTCGTGCTGAAGGCCGGCCACACGTTCAATCTGCTCGATGCGCGCGGCGCCATTTCCGTGACGGAGCGCGCGGCGTATATCGGGCGCATTCGGGCGTTGTCGCGTCTCGTCGCGCAGACTTACTACGAGTCGCGCGAAGCACTCGGCTTCCCGATGCTCGGCAATCCGGTCAGGGGCGATCGCGACCTCATCACCGACGAGCAGGAAGCGCAGCGTCCCGCATGGGCGCCGCCGCTGCGCGTGGAAAGCGCGCCACCGGGTGAAACCCGCAACAACGAACAGGTTTGA
- the lnt gene encoding apolipoprotein N-acyltransferase — MADSSFRILSRRRQSSNASDAPETLEAPRALPFWHYLVAAVLGAANTLSFAPTPHGGWLELVIFALFFAWLSRTSGWRSAAATGWAFGFGNFATGVWWLYVSMHVYGGMAAPLAAAAVALFSLYLAVYPALSSAVWSLVAGRARFGDEDSATARDIDASPRHAPTWHGAFAFASAWALGEWLRGLVFTGFPWLASGYAQVDGPLKGFGPIAGVYGVAWVLALVVALIVQALYQWRRAQRGARALIPAATALALIVAGMLLSLVQWTTPANAPLSVRLLQGNVKQEMKFEQAGVDESLALYKRLITEKPADLIVTPETALPVLSVQIPQDFAVAIRRFADDTNSSILFGAIGVTILPDGRATDYTNSLFGVTPHVNGVYRYDKHHLVPFGEFVPLGFHWFVRMMGIPLGDLARGPLVQKAFLVHNQPVAVDICYEDIFGEEIARTIREQETPAGILVNSTNLAWFGNTIALDQHLQIARMRSIETGRPMLRSTNTGMTAVIAANGDVVSKLPTFTTGVLEAHVQGTSGSTPYVTSGNMTVIAVSLILLAFGFAFAPNRKRSGTR; from the coding sequence ATGGCCGATTCATCGTTTCGCATTCTTTCCCGCCGCCGCCAGTCGTCTAATGCGTCCGATGCCCCGGAAACGCTCGAGGCGCCGCGCGCGTTGCCGTTCTGGCATTACCTCGTGGCCGCCGTGCTCGGTGCCGCGAACACGCTGTCTTTCGCGCCGACGCCGCACGGCGGATGGCTCGAACTCGTGATCTTCGCGTTGTTCTTCGCGTGGCTCTCGCGCACCAGCGGCTGGCGCAGCGCCGCCGCGACCGGCTGGGCATTCGGTTTCGGCAACTTCGCGACCGGCGTGTGGTGGCTGTACGTCAGCATGCACGTTTATGGCGGCATGGCGGCGCCGCTCGCCGCGGCCGCCGTCGCGCTGTTTTCGCTCTATCTCGCCGTGTATCCGGCGCTGTCGAGCGCGGTGTGGTCGCTCGTCGCAGGACGCGCGCGTTTCGGCGACGAAGACTCAGCCACCGCGCGCGACATCGACGCCTCGCCCCGCCATGCACCGACGTGGCACGGCGCGTTCGCCTTCGCAAGCGCCTGGGCGCTCGGCGAATGGCTGCGCGGCCTCGTGTTCACCGGCTTTCCTTGGCTCGCGAGCGGCTACGCGCAAGTCGACGGGCCGCTCAAGGGTTTCGGCCCGATCGCGGGCGTTTATGGCGTCGCGTGGGTTCTGGCGCTCGTCGTCGCATTGATCGTGCAGGCGCTGTATCAGTGGCGGCGCGCGCAACGCGGCGCGCGGGCGCTGATTCCGGCGGCGACGGCGCTCGCGCTGATCGTCGCGGGCATGCTGTTGTCGCTCGTGCAATGGACCACGCCCGCCAACGCACCGCTGAGCGTGCGGCTGCTTCAGGGCAACGTGAAGCAGGAGATGAAGTTCGAGCAGGCGGGCGTCGATGAATCGCTCGCGCTCTACAAGCGGCTCATCACCGAGAAGCCGGCCGATCTGATCGTCACGCCGGAAACCGCGTTGCCCGTGTTGTCGGTGCAGATTCCGCAAGACTTCGCCGTGGCCATCCGCCGTTTCGCCGACGACACGAACTCGTCGATCCTGTTCGGCGCGATCGGCGTCACGATTCTCCCCGACGGCCGCGCGACCGATTACACCAACAGCCTCTTCGGCGTCACGCCGCATGTGAACGGCGTGTACCGCTACGACAAGCATCATCTCGTGCCCTTCGGCGAATTCGTGCCGCTCGGCTTTCACTGGTTCGTGCGCATGATGGGCATTCCGCTCGGCGACCTCGCGCGCGGCCCGCTCGTGCAGAAGGCGTTTCTCGTGCATAACCAGCCGGTTGCCGTCGATATCTGTTACGAGGACATCTTCGGCGAAGAGATCGCGCGCACGATCCGCGAGCAGGAAACGCCCGCCGGCATTCTCGTCAACTCGACGAATCTCGCGTGGTTCGGCAACACGATCGCGCTCGATCAGCATCTTCAGATCGCGCGCATGCGCTCCATCGAAACCGGCCGCCCGATGCTGCGCTCGACCAACACCGGCATGACGGCGGTAATCGCGGCGAATGGCGACGTCGTGTCGAAGCTGCCGACCTTCACCACCGGCGTGCTCGAAGCGCACGTGCAAGGCACCTCCGGCAGCACGCCGTATGTGACGAGCGGCAACATGACGGTGATCGCGGTGTCGCTCATTCTGCTGGCGTTCGGGTTTGCGTTCGCGCCGAACCGGAAACGTTCGGGTACGCGCTGA
- a CDS encoding HlyC/CorC family transporter, with protein MNEPYPSRRHTDKPQEKRSLLERLTDFISHEPESRDELLEVLQDAHERNLLDADSLSMIEGVFQVSDLCARDIMVPRAQMDAINIAETPAEFIPFVLEKAHSRYPVFEGNRDNVIGVLLAKDLLRYYAEEEFDVRGMLRPAVFIPESKRLNVLLHDFRVNRNHIAIVVDEYGGVAGLITIEDVLEQIVGDIEDEYDFDEEAGNIIATPDGKYRVRALTGIEQFNEALGADFSDEEVDTIGGLVTHRFGRVPHRGEKVRIDDFVFEIQRGDARQIHVLLVRRVPNLAQQQHHHTSDDEDELRD; from the coding sequence ATGAACGAACCCTATCCCAGTCGACGCCATACCGACAAACCGCAGGAAAAGCGCTCGCTTCTCGAACGCCTGACCGATTTCATCTCACACGAGCCCGAATCGCGCGACGAACTTCTCGAAGTGCTTCAGGACGCGCACGAGCGCAACCTGCTCGACGCCGATTCGCTCTCGATGATCGAAGGCGTCTTCCAGGTCTCAGACCTCTGCGCGCGCGACATCATGGTGCCGCGCGCGCAGATGGACGCCATCAATATCGCGGAAACGCCCGCCGAATTCATCCCGTTCGTGCTCGAAAAGGCGCACTCGCGCTATCCGGTCTTCGAGGGCAATCGCGACAACGTGATCGGCGTGCTGCTCGCGAAAGACCTGTTGCGCTATTACGCCGAAGAGGAATTCGACGTACGCGGCATGCTGCGCCCCGCCGTCTTCATCCCCGAATCGAAGCGTCTGAACGTGCTGCTGCACGACTTTCGTGTGAATCGCAATCACATTGCGATCGTCGTCGATGAATACGGCGGCGTCGCCGGCCTCATCACGATCGAGGACGTGCTGGAGCAGATTGTCGGCGACATCGAGGACGAATACGACTTCGACGAGGAAGCCGGCAACATCATCGCGACGCCCGACGGCAAGTATCGCGTGCGCGCGCTCACCGGCATCGAGCAGTTCAACGAAGCGCTCGGCGCCGATTTCTCCGACGAGGAAGTCGACACCATCGGCGGCCTCGTCACGCATCGCTTCGGGCGCGTGCCGCATCGAGGCGAGAAGGTGCGCATCGACGACTTCGTGTTCGAGATCCAGCGCGGGGACGCCCGTCAGATCCACGTCCTCCTCGTGCGGCGCGTGCCGAATCTCGCGCAGCAACAACATCACCACACAAGCGACGACGAAGACGAACTGCGCGACTAA
- a CDS encoding gamma-glutamylcyclotransferase — MNDKTPDSPQSAPPHAEPAPAPCPDYPPALRESALLSDDELAASREAMLVDWDRKSDLWLFGYGSLIWNPGLPTLEAVRGKVHGYHRGLYLWSRVNRGTPEQPGLVLALDRGGSCTGMAFRLAGADATEHLEVLWRREMPMGSYRPAWLPCLLADGRRVEALAFVMRREAASYTGKLADPVVRAVLGCASGRYGTTLDYVSRTVEALRESGMPDRALEALLRRCQAQSGT; from the coding sequence GTGAACGACAAGACGCCCGATTCTCCACAATCCGCCCCGCCCCACGCCGAACCGGCGCCCGCGCCCTGCCCGGACTATCCGCCGGCGCTGCGCGAATCGGCGCTTCTGTCCGACGACGAACTCGCCGCGTCGCGCGAGGCCATGCTCGTCGACTGGGACCGGAAGTCGGATTTGTGGCTGTTCGGTTACGGCTCGCTGATCTGGAATCCCGGACTGCCGACGCTCGAAGCCGTGCGCGGCAAGGTGCACGGCTATCATCGCGGGCTGTATTTGTGGTCGCGTGTGAATCGCGGCACGCCCGAGCAGCCGGGCCTCGTGCTGGCGCTCGATCGCGGTGGCTCGTGCACCGGCATGGCGTTCCGGCTCGCGGGCGCCGATGCGACCGAGCATCTCGAAGTGCTGTGGCGACGCGAAATGCCGATGGGCTCCTACCGGCCCGCGTGGCTGCCGTGCCTGCTCGCCGACGGACGGCGCGTCGAGGCGCTGGCGTTCGTCATGCGCCGCGAGGCGGCGTCGTACACGGGCAAGCTTGCCGATCCGGTCGTGCGCGCGGTGCTCGGCTGCGCGAGCGGACGCTACGGCACGACGCTCGACTATGTCAGCCGCACCGTCGAGGCGCTGCGCGAAAGCGGCATGCCGGATCGTGCGCTGGAAGCGCTGCTCAGACGATGTCAGGCGCAGAGCGGGACGTGA
- the ybeY gene encoding rRNA maturation RNase YbeY: MTPRLTLTLQFPAAKAFPSHKVILPRATVVRWIKASLFADAELTVRFVDEEEGRLLNRTYRQKDYATNVLTFAYAESEDDPVTGDLILCCPVVEREAAEQGKPLAAHYAHLIVHGTLHAQGYDHEVESEAQEMESIETDIMQSLGFSDPYVPLS, translated from the coding sequence ATGACGCCGCGTCTCACCCTCACGCTCCAGTTTCCCGCGGCGAAAGCGTTTCCGTCGCACAAGGTGATCTTGCCGCGTGCGACCGTCGTGCGCTGGATCAAGGCGTCGCTGTTCGCGGACGCCGAGCTGACCGTGCGCTTCGTCGACGAAGAAGAAGGCCGGTTGCTCAACCGGACGTATCGGCAGAAGGACTACGCGACCAACGTGCTGACCTTTGCCTACGCGGAATCGGAGGACGATCCCGTCACGGGCGATCTGATTCTGTGCTGTCCGGTCGTCGAGCGCGAGGCAGCCGAACAGGGCAAGCCGCTGGCCGCACATTACGCGCATCTGATCGTTCACGGCACGCTGCATGCGCAGGGCTACGACCACGAAGTCGAAAGCGAGGCGCAAGAGATGGAATCGATCGAGACGGATATCATGCAGTCTCTGGGATTTTCCGATCCTTATGTGCCGTTGAGCTAA
- a CDS encoding PhoH family protein gives MKNAPTQHLEFTAPREDNARLANLCGPLDENLRQIEQALDVTLSRRGHKISIRGRGAKVALAALENFYNRARDPISVDDIQLALVEARHATRRAKDAREANGDEADPRFRGDPDHPFDEPSATIDLGEDEDHGPKLYTRRADLRGRTPAQREYLKQILSHDVTFGIGPAGTGKTYLAVACAVDALERDQVKRIVLTRPAVEAGERLGFLPGDLAQKVDPYLRPLYDALYDLLGFDKTAKMFERQMIEIAPLAYMRGRTLNHAFIILDEAQNTTPEQMKMFLTRIGFGSKAVVTGDTTQVDLPRGHKSGLIEAQHVLSEVRGIAITHFTSADVVRHPLVARIVEAYDAQSQKDAALAEAARAAQQQSQQAPKSE, from the coding sequence TTGAAGAACGCTCCCACGCAGCATCTGGAATTCACCGCTCCGCGCGAGGACAACGCGCGGCTCGCCAACCTCTGCGGCCCGCTCGACGAAAACCTGCGGCAGATCGAGCAGGCGCTCGACGTGACGCTGTCGCGGCGCGGCCACAAGATTTCGATTCGCGGCCGTGGCGCGAAAGTCGCGCTCGCGGCGCTCGAAAACTTCTACAACCGCGCGCGCGATCCGATTTCCGTCGATGACATCCAGCTCGCGCTCGTCGAAGCACGCCATGCGACGCGACGCGCGAAAGACGCCCGCGAAGCGAACGGTGACGAGGCCGATCCGCGCTTTCGCGGCGATCCGGATCATCCGTTCGACGAGCCGAGCGCAACCATCGATCTCGGCGAAGACGAAGATCACGGTCCGAAGCTGTACACGCGCCGCGCCGACCTGCGCGGACGCACGCCCGCACAGCGCGAATATCTGAAGCAGATCCTGTCGCACGACGTGACCTTCGGCATCGGGCCGGCGGGCACGGGCAAGACCTACCTCGCGGTCGCGTGCGCGGTCGATGCGCTGGAGCGCGATCAGGTGAAACGCATCGTGCTGACGCGGCCGGCTGTGGAAGCGGGCGAGCGGCTCGGCTTCCTGCCGGGCGATCTCGCGCAGAAGGTCGATCCGTATCTGCGGCCGCTGTACGACGCGCTCTACGATCTGCTCGGCTTCGATAAAACCGCGAAGATGTTCGAGCGCCAGATGATCGAAATCGCGCCGCTCGCCTATATGCGCGGCCGCACGCTGAACCACGCGTTCATCATTCTCGACGAAGCGCAGAACACCACGCCCGAGCAGATGAAGATGTTCCTCACGCGCATCGGTTTCGGCTCGAAAGCGGTCGTCACCGGCGACACCACGCAGGTCGACCTGCCGCGCGGCCACAAGAGCGGGCTGATCGAAGCGCAGCACGTGCTGTCGGAAGTGCGCGGCATCGCGATCACGCATTTCACGTCGGCGGACGTGGTGCGGCATCCGCTCGTCGCGCGCATCGTCGAGGCTTATGACGCGCAATCGCAAAAGGACGCCGCGCTCGCCGAGGCCGCGCGTGCGGCACAGCAACAATCGCAGCAAGCGCCCAAGTCCGAATGA